One Candidatus Thioglobus autotrophicus genomic window, TCATCTAGTGAAGAAAGCGCTTTGTAAAGTTGCTGTTGTTGGTTTTTTTGAGAGTCGTCAATTAATAATAACTGCTCTGGCGTTTGTGTATTTTCGCCTGTAAGGTATTGCTCTGGCGCATGCGAATCTTCATCGTCAGAATTTTCAAAAGCGACATCGTTAAACTGCAAGCGCGATTCCATTTCTAATACATCTTTACGTCTAACACCTAAGTCTTGGGCGATCTGATCAGCTTGATCGCTATTAAGAGACTGGTATATTTTTGACTTGGCTTGCTTTAATTTGAAAAACAATTTGCGTTGGGCTTTGGTGGTAGCCACTTTGACAATTTTCCAATTTTTGAAAATGAACTCATGAATTTCGGCGCGAATCCAGTACACTGCAAACGAGGCTAAGCGTACGTTTTTATGTGGATTAAAGCGCTTAACAGCT contains:
- the rpoH gene encoding RNA polymerase sigma factor RpoH; the protein is MSSEFALPISNTTSALGVQKYPPILTPEQEHELAIKLYENHDLGAARQLVLSHMRFVAFIAHGYKGYGLEQADLIQEGTIGLMKAVKRFNPHKNVRLASFAVYWIRAEIHEFIFKNWKIVKVATTKAQRKLFFKLKQAKSKIYQSLNSDQADQIAQDLGVRRKDVLEMESRLQFNDVAFENSDDEDSHAPEQYLTGENTQTPEQLLLIDDSQKNQQQQLYKALSSLDERSLDILQSRYLKEEKTTLHTLADKYGVSAERVRQLENKAMQKLKLTLEESSV